One genomic region from Plasmodium chabaudi chabaudi strain AS genome assembly, chromosome: 7 encodes:
- a CDS encoding V-type proton ATPase subunit F, putative — MTSRRYKFFNETDLKIYIIGDEDSVVGFLLAGIGFRDGLGKKNFFIVNSKTSKSEIEEVFKEYTSKSDCGVILMNQQIADEIRHLVDLHDKILPTVLEIPSKDKPFDPNKDSIIQRVKLFFGGDISNIK; from the exons atgacATCTAGAAGATATAAGTTTTTCAATGAAACAGacttgaaaatatatattataggGGATGAA GACTCTGTTGTCGGTTTTTTGCTAGCTGGAATTGGATTTCGAGATGGACttgggaaaaaaaattttttcattgtaAATTCAA AAACGAGTAAATCCGAAATTGAGGAGGTTTTCAAAGAATACACATCGAAAAGTGATTGTGGAGTTATATTAATGAATCAACAG ATAGCAGACGAAATAAGGCACCTTGTTGATTTGCATGACAAAATATTACCCACTGTTTTAGAAATACCATCAAAAGACAAACCATTTGACCCCAACAAAGATTCGATAATACAAAgagtaaaattatttttcggTGGTgatatttcaaatataaaatga